From the Acidovorax sp. NCPPB 3576 genome, the window CCAGCACCTCGCGGCCCGTGCCGATGATGCGCGCCTCGCCGGTGTCCAGGTAGCGTCGCAGGTAGCCATCGTGGGCGGCGCTGTCCGGCTGCGGCATGAGCATGCGGATGTTGCGGCCCAGCACGTCGGCGGCGGCCCAGCCGAAAATGCGCTCGGCCGACCGGTTGTAGTTTTGCACCGTGCCTTCATGGTCGATGGTGATGATGCCGTCCACCGCCGTGTCCACCAGGGCGCGCAGGCGCGATTCGCTGCGGCGCACCTTTCGATACATGTCGCGGTAGCGGATCAGGCCATTGGCGACCCCCGCGAAAATTCCCACGCCGGCGGTCACCAGCGCCACCGTCACTGCGAGCGTCTGCGTCCAGGCGTGGCTGTCGGGCATTTCCGGGTCGGGCTGCCCGACGAAGCGTGCGGCCGCCATGGCGGTGTAGTGCATGCCCGAGATCGCCATGCCCATGATGCTGCCCGACAGCAGGTTGGCCTGCCAGTTGGACATGCGGGTGCGTTGGTGCAGCGTGAAGCGCACCCACAGCGCCAGCACCGCCAGAACGACCGCCACCACGATCGACGCGAGAAACCAGGCCGGGTCGTAGCGCAGGTCCGGCGCCATGCGCAGGGCCTCCATGCCGGCGTAGTGCATGGCGCCGATGCCCGCTCCCACCAGCACGCCGCCCGTGGCCAATTGCCGCCGGGTGACATGCTGGCGTGCCAGCACGGTGAGGGCCACCCACGAGGCGGCCAGGCCCGGTAGCATCGACAGCAGGGTGATGCCCACGTCGTAGTGCACGGCCACGCACAGGGTGAAAGCGAGCATGCCGATGAAGTGCATGGCCCAGATGCCGGCCCCCAGCGCGATGCCGGAGGTGGCCAGCGCCAGGGTGCGGTGCACCGGTTCGTGCGTGAGGCGGGCTTGCCCCGCCAGGTGCAGGGCCAGGGTCGAAGTGGCCGCGGCCACCGCGACCGACAGCAGCACCAGCCACGGATCGTGCTGTGCCACCAGCAGATCGGCAGGGGAATCTCCTGACAAGAAAAACCGCTCCAGCATGCAAGCTCCTCCCGTGTGTCACCGGCCGTGGCCGTGAAGGGATGGCTACCGCTGTCTGGGGCGCCATCGTCTATGGATGGGTGCATCATGAAGGCGATGCCCCGCGGCGGCAAGCACCCGGGGCCGGCAAGGGGTGCGCGGCGGGCTTGGCGCAGCCCAGGCTACGGAGCCGCCAGCCGGTCAGGCGGCGGCTTGCAGCCCGTTGGAGAAGTGTTCGCGCATGGCCGACGCGGCAGCCTGCGCATCGCGCGCCTGCAGGGCGGCCAGCACCTGCCCGTGCTCGCGCAGCGATTCTTCGATGCGGCCTTGCTTGAGCAGCGAGTTGTGGCGGTTGAGCTTCATGACCTTGCGCAGATCGGCCACCATCTGGTTGCGCCAGCGGTTGTCGGCCAACTCCAGCACGCGCATGTGAAAGCGCTCGTTCACCGCGAAGAAGCGCTCGCGGTCGGCCACGCTGGCGGCCAGTTCGCGGTGCAGGCACTCCAACTCGCGCAGTTGCTCCGCCGTGGCACTGGCGGCGACCACGCCGGCCGCGTCGCTCTCCAGCAGCGCCAGCAGGTGATAGACGTCGCGCAGGTCTTTGTCGGACACCTCGGTCACGTAGGCGCCGCGCCGCACCTTCATCGTCACCAGCCCTTCGGCGGCCAACACCTTCAAGGCCTCGCGCAGGGGCGTGCGGCTGATGCCGAACTCCTCGGCGATGCGCAGCTCGTCGATCCAGCTGCCTGGCTCCAGTTCTCGCCGAAAGATGCGCTGGCGCAACTGCTCCGCCACCTCTTCATAGAGGGCGCGGGGGGTGAGTGTGGCGGCTGACATGGCCGGAATGTACCGCAGAAAAACTATAAATTAATAATTACAGAGCGGTTAGAATCGCCTCACTTTGCCAATCCGTTGCAGCGCCGCCGCGCTTTTCTCGCCACCCGTGAAGCCCTTCCAGATATGAGCAGCAACACCCCATCGCCTTCTTTCGCTCCCGCCGACCTCGCCGCCTGGACCCGGGCCGCCGCCAAGTCGGCCCCCGGTGGCGATGTGGCGGCGTTGAACTGGGTGACGCCCGACGGCATCACGGTCAAGCCGCTCTACACGGCCGAGGACACGGCGAACCTGCCTTACGCCAACACGCTGCCGGGTTTCGAGCCCTACCTGCGCGGCCCGCAGGCCACGATGTACGCCGTGCGGCCCTGGACGATCCGCCAATACGCGGGGTTTTCGACCGCGGAAGAATCCAATGCCTTCTACCGAAAGGCGCTGGCCGCCGGCGGGCAGGGGGTGAGCGTGGCGTTCGACCTGGCCACGCACCGTGGCTATGACAGCGACCACCCGCGCGTCACGGGCGACGTGGGCAAGGCGGGCGTGGCGATCGATTCGGTGGAGGACATGAAGATCCTCTTCGACCAGATTCCGCTGGACAAGGTGAGCGTCTCCATGACGATGAACGGCGCCGTGCTGCCGGTGCTGGCCGGCTACGTGGTGGCCGCCGAAGAGCAGGGCGTGCGGCAGGACCAGCTGTCGGGAACCATTCAGAACGATATTCTGAAAGAGTTCATGGTGCGCAACACCTACATCTACCCGCCCAAGCCTTCGATGCGCATCATCGGCGACATCATCGGCTACACCGCGCGGAACATGCCGAAGTTCAATTCCATCTCCATCAGCGGCTACCACATGCAGGAAGCCGGCGCCAACCAGGCGCTGGAGCTGGCCTTCACCCTGGCCGACGGCAAGGAATACGTGAAGACGGCCATCGCCTCGGGGCTGGACGTGGACGAGTTCGCCGGGCGCCTGTCGTTCTTCTGGGCGATCGGCATGAACTTCTACCTGGAAGTGGCCAAGATGCGCGCCGCCCGCCTGCTGTGGTGCCGCATCATGAAGGCCACCGGCGCCAAGAACCCCAAGAGCCTGATGCTGCGCACCCACTGCCAGACCAGCGGCTGGAGCCTGACCGAGCAGGACCCCTACAACAACGTGGTGCGCACCACCATCGAGGCCATGGCGGCGGTGTTCGGCGGTACGCAGAGCCTGCACACCAACGCCCTGGACGAGGCCATCGCGCTGCCCACCGAGTTCTCGGCCCGCATCGCCCGCAACACGCAGCTCATCATCCAGGAAGAGACCCACATCACCAATGTGATCGACCCCTGGGCCGGCAGCTACATGATGGAGAAGCTCACGCAGGACATGGCCGATGCCGCGTGGACCATCATCGAAGAGGTCGAGGCCATGGGCGGCATGACCCAGGCGGTGGACAGCGGCTGGGCCAAGCTCAAGATCGAGGCGGCCGCCGCCGAGAAGCAGGCGCGCATCGACTCGGGCAAGGACGTGATCGTGGGCGTCAACAAGTACAAGCTGCACAAGGAAGACCCGGTCGACATCCTGCAGATCGACAACGTGAAGGTGCGCGACGGGCAGATCGCGCGCCTGAAAGCCATTCGCGACAAGCGCGATGCAGGGCAGGTGCAGCAGGCGCTGGATGCCCTCACGGCCGCGGCGGAAAGCGGCGAAGGCAACCTGCTGGACCTGGCCATCCAGGCCATGCGCCTGCGCGCCACGGTGGGCGAAGTGTCCGATGCGCTGGAAAAAATCTACGGCCGCCACCGTGCCGACACGCAGAAGGTGACGGGCGTGTATGCCGCCGCCTACGACTCGGCCGAGGGCTGGGAGCAGCTCAAGGCCGAGATCAACGATTTCGCCGAAGCCGAAGGCCGCCGCCCCCGCGTGATGATCGCCAAGCTCGGCCAGGACGGCCATGACCGAGGCGCCAAGGTGGTGGCCACGGCCTTCGCCGACCTGGGGTTCGACGTGGACATGGGCCCGCTCTTCCAGACCCCCGAGGAATGCGCGCGCCAGGCCATCGAGAACGACGTGCATGCCGTGGGCGTCTCCACCC encodes:
- a CDS encoding GntR family transcriptional regulator: MSAATLTPRALYEEVAEQLRQRIFRRELEPGSWIDELRIAEEFGISRTPLREALKVLAAEGLVTMKVRRGAYVTEVSDKDLRDVYHLLALLESDAAGVVAASATAEQLRELECLHRELAASVADRERFFAVNERFHMRVLELADNRWRNQMVADLRKVMKLNRHNSLLKQGRIEESLREHGQVLAALQARDAQAAASAMREHFSNGLQAAA
- the scpA gene encoding methylmalonyl-CoA mutase — its product is MSSNTPSPSFAPADLAAWTRAAAKSAPGGDVAALNWVTPDGITVKPLYTAEDTANLPYANTLPGFEPYLRGPQATMYAVRPWTIRQYAGFSTAEESNAFYRKALAAGGQGVSVAFDLATHRGYDSDHPRVTGDVGKAGVAIDSVEDMKILFDQIPLDKVSVSMTMNGAVLPVLAGYVVAAEEQGVRQDQLSGTIQNDILKEFMVRNTYIYPPKPSMRIIGDIIGYTARNMPKFNSISISGYHMQEAGANQALELAFTLADGKEYVKTAIASGLDVDEFAGRLSFFWAIGMNFYLEVAKMRAARLLWCRIMKATGAKNPKSLMLRTHCQTSGWSLTEQDPYNNVVRTTIEAMAAVFGGTQSLHTNALDEAIALPTEFSARIARNTQLIIQEETHITNVIDPWAGSYMMEKLTQDMADAAWTIIEEVEAMGGMTQAVDSGWAKLKIEAAAAEKQARIDSGKDVIVGVNKYKLHKEDPVDILQIDNVKVRDGQIARLKAIRDKRDAGQVQQALDALTAAAESGEGNLLDLAIQAMRLRATVGEVSDALEKIYGRHRADTQKVTGVYAAAYDSAEGWEQLKAEINDFAEAEGRRPRVMIAKLGQDGHDRGAKVVATAFADLGFDVDMGPLFQTPEECARQAIENDVHAVGVSTLAAGHKTLVPAIIQSLKDQGADDIIVFVGGVIPVQDYDFLYEAGVKGVYGPGTPIPASAKDVLEQIRKAFAA